In Festucalex cinctus isolate MCC-2025b unplaced genomic scaffold, RoL_Fcin_1.0 HiC_scaffold_153, whole genome shotgun sequence, the following are encoded in one genomic region:
- the LOC144011502 gene encoding uncharacterized protein LOC144011502 yields MVDMTCGKEELVIPEQPVLPLTQGASLPLTQKVFPLTPIKNVNTCEKQLGAGCEVSREVGDLISSPQPRKKRMRIGEIEMGLSESEDEEDTMDQFVLPLTQNVSLPLTQEVSSLTLIRSPGDTRKKSPGKTVNKSEIVGDEQQLSGEDRPQSMTEENFDWSDCEDEEHMLEQALSGNKYVRQLKFDYVTTQTPKPGKKKKQKLKNKTKNKTKNKTKTKNKTKNKKKAKVHQKETEMKQTTSHNTISEPKTVPERIDTDGRRRRLKLPTEFYDIVKTVFHKEIAAKFITKKRIRYIVADQPEFRQLCNKLELSVENIRSQIRMLIRKSND; encoded by the exons GTGGACATGACGTGCGGCAAAGAGGAGCTGGTGATCCCGGAACAACCTGTCTTGCCCTTAACACAGGGGGCCTCTCTGCCCTTAACGCAGAAGGTCTTTCCCCTGACCCCTATCAAAAATGTCAACACGTGTGAGAAGCAATTGGGGGCAGGATGTGAAGTTTCAAGGGAGGTAGGTGATCTCATCTCTAGTCCCCAGCCCAGGAAAAAGAGGATGCGTATTGGAGAAATTGAG ATGGGCTTGTCTGAAAGCGAAGATGAGGAGGACACCATGGACCAATTTGTCTTGCCCTTAACACAGAATGTCTCCCTGCCCTTAACGCAGGAGGTCTCCTCCCTGACCTTG ATACGTTCACCTGGGGACACGAGGAAGAAAAGTCCGGGGAAAACGGTGAACAAATCTGAGATCGTGGGAGATGAACAGCAACTTTCAGGGGAGGATCGTCCCCAGTCGATGACAGAAGAGAAT TTTGACTGGAGTGACTGTGAAGATGAGGAACACATGTTGGAACAAGCCTTGTCCGGAAACAAATACGTCCGCCAACTGAAATTT GATTATGTTACCACTCAAACTCCCAAGCCAGgcaaaaagaagaagcagaaacTAAAGAACAAGACCAAGAACAAGACCAAGaacaagaccaagaccaagaacaagaccaagaacaaaaaaaaggccaaagttCATCAAAAAGAGACGGAAATGAAGCAAACGACATCTCACAACACAATTTCAGAGCCAAAAACAGTTCCAGAAAGAATCGATACTGAT GGTCGACGGAGACGACTCAAACTCCCCACAGAATTTTATGACATTGTCAAGACTGTCTTCCACAAAGAGATAGCTGCAAAGTTCATCACAAAGAAAAGAATAAGATATATCGTGGCTGACCAGCCAGAATTCCGACAGCTGTGCAACAAGCTGGAACTGTCTGTTGAGAATATTAGGAGTCAAATCCGCATGTTGATCAGAAAAAGTAATgattaa